Proteins found in one Miscanthus floridulus cultivar M001 chromosome 4, ASM1932011v1, whole genome shotgun sequence genomic segment:
- the LOC136549449 gene encoding MMS19 nucleotide excision repair protein homolog, translating to MVRVPPGEWVPHVEAYVDVARPAAQHSASVDALAALVNKDNLTLFDLVSKMDMYLTTTDHIVRSRGILLLGEILSRISFKCLDVNTITTLSDFFISRLSDWQAIRGALVGCLALLHRKQGVGCIVIADVKRLVESFLQNVPVQSLATADRKLCFEILSCILDRYPEAVKQMDGEQLYGICEAIDEEKDPECLMLSFHVVEVVMKLFPDPSGLSAQFAGDVFEILSKYFPVYFTHGVGNGLDASREDLSRALMHAFCSTQYFEPFVIPLLLDKLSSSLPLAKIDSLKYLDNCIRFYGADRMVRHASAVWYKLKEVIFDLSSDQLLISEALNCLKSAIMYTDSSDKDLFINLILLDEDIVNKIRSVSSVDKSILSSLEDLAQLHALGSVISILAESSTYFCTRVLQEHFVHLVDIVGTKADYESRQLNDCNGSSSAPVNYGALYLSVQLLSSCREVALVSYKDCSSVKLAKESWWLILEKKLEQLIHLLRSFSLSMQPMFRQEYVSCAVKGLLTLATFPEQCLPLPANAYEDILVMFTSIIINKFENVDLWRLSLKALTSIGSSIAEFPASEREVVYYRTVVDKIVPLVESYDTSMPLSLRLEASYEVGTAGLNYMLRVAKSLEVAVVTNISESEANGRTECAEHMAHLFECYSSRVLPWLLTSGGVNELALSFALRLLDETKDFTVLDRISSQGLLDSLMTGMKLLVGVCTVEQQSLIVQKAYSIISSMLLLPMKLMTGRLLAVDELVPSHSVPETALISMFSSIIVGLRPQTPVPDMMVMINLFTVFLLNGKMPAAYALASIFNKYLHSPEFSHENQLDKILDDILERCFSTVLANSSSEISHSSAGTSDDVDSSDVFSGNKLSKINILSSLAWIGKGLLMRGDEKVKDISMFLLKILCSDEILASIPPHQEEPYGGDSSDTSLAISAASAFHVMMSDSEMCLNKKFHARIKPLYKQRFFSILMPIFLSKIKETTAVTTKLALYRAFGHIISNAPVPAVITEAHQILLMMVDSLAKLSLDIEDKDLVYSLLLVFSGMLMDEKGKECILDNIQITISVLTKLVSYPHMMVVRETALQCLVAFSTLPHSKIYPMRRKIDRSFRLYKQQSRLSMIRKGLFVKLLFDVGKHGNPLLKGVSFSGLT from the exons ATGGTGAGGGTCCCTCCCGGCGAGTGGGTCCCCCACGTCGAGGCCTACGTCGACGTCGCCCGCCCCGCCGCGCAACAC TCTGCTAGTGTGGATGCGCTTGCTGCCCTGGTGAACAAGGACAACTTGACTCTCTTCGATTTG GTATCCAAGATGGATATGTATCTGACGACAACAGACCACATTGTCAGATCAAGAG GAATACTGCTTCTGGGGGAAATATTGTCTCGAATTTCATTTAAATGTTTAGATGTCAATACCATTACAACGTTGTCAGACTTCTTTATATCAAGATTG TCAGATTGGCAAGCAATACGAGGAGCCCTTGTTGGTTGCCTGGCTCTATTGCACAGGAAACAAGGTGTTGGTTGTATCGTGATTGCTGATGTCAAAAGACTAGTTGAGTCTTTTTTACAGAATGTTCCAGTGCAATCACTTGCAACTGCTGACCGCAAG CTGTGCTTTGAAATTCTGAGCTGCATACTGGATCGGTACCCGGAAGCTGTAAAACAAATG GATGGCGAACAGCTGTATGGGATCTGTGAAGCAATTGATGAAGAAAAGGATCCAGAGTGCTTGATGCTTTCTTTTCATGTAGTGGAAGTTGTCATGAAGCTGTTTCCAGATCCATCTGGTTTGTCAGCACAGTTTGCAGGGGATGTTTTTGAGATTCTGAGCAAGTATTTTCCTGTCTACTTCACACAC GGAGTGGGTAATGGTTTGGATGCTTCACGGGAAGACCTCTCTAGAGCATTGATG CATGCTTTTTGTTCAACCCAATATTTTGAGCCTTTTGTCATCCCTTTGCTTCTTGATAagctttcttcttctcttccattgGCAAAG ATTGATTCTTTAAAATATTTGGACAATTGCATTCGCTTCTATGGAGCTGATAGAATGGTTAGACATGCATCAGCTGTTTGGTACAAGTTGAAAGAAGTGATTTTTGACCTTTCTTCAGATCAATTGTTAATATCAGAGGCTCTGAATTGTTTGAAGTCTGCTATTATGTATACTGATTCTTCAGATAAAGATCTTTTTATTAATTTGATCTTGTTGGATGAGGATATTGTGAACAAGATTCGCTCTGTATCAAGTGTGGATAAGTCCATATTGAGTTCATTAGAGGACCTGGCCCAACTGCATGCACTTGGAAGTGTTATTTCTATTCTTGCTGAATCATCTACATATTTCTGTACTAGAGTTCTTCAAGAGCACTTTGTACACTTGGTAGATATTGTCGGAACCAAAGCTGACTATGAATCTCGGCAGTTGAATGATTGTAATGGATCATCTTCTGCTCCCGTCAACTATGGAGCACTCTATTTATCTGTTCAATTGCTTTCATCCTGTAGAGAAGTGGCTTTGGTATCTTATAAAGACTGTTCTTCTGTTAAATTAGCAAAGGAATCCTGGTGGCTTATCTTAGAGAAAAAGCTGGAGCAGTTAATTCATCTCCTTCGATCCTTTTCTCTATCTATGCAGCCAATGTTCAGACAAGAATATGTCTCTTGTGCTG TGAAGGGCTTGCTAACACTAGCAACATTCCCGGAACAATGCTTGCCTCTGCCAGCAAATGCTTATGAGGATATTCTGGTTATGTTTACGTCAATTATTATAAACAAGTTTGAAAATGTAGATCTGTGGAGATTGTCATTGAAAGCATTGACCAGCATTGGTTCATCTATTGCTGAGTTCCCTGCTTCTGAAAGGGAAGTGGTTTACTACAGAACGGTTGTTGACAAGATTGTTCCTTTGGTTGAATCTTATGATACTTCAATGCCTCTCAGTCTAAGACTCGAAGCAAGTTATGAAGTTGGAACTGCTGGGTTGAACTATATGTTAAGAGTTGCGAAATCACTTGAAGTCGCTGTTGTCACCAATATTTCTGAATCTGAG GCTAATGGAAGAACGGAATGTGCTGAACATATGGCCCATTTATTTGAGTGCTACTCTAGCCGGGTCCTTCCTTG GTTATTAACTTCTGGTGGTGTCAATGAACTTGCATTGAGCTTCGCTCTGCGTCTATTGGATGAGACCAAGGATTTCACTGTGTTAGATAGAATCAGCTCACAG GGCCTCCTTGACTCACTAATGACTGGGATGAAGCTTTTAGTTGGAGTATGTACAGTGGAGCAACAATCACTTATCGTTCAGAAAGCATATAGCATAATATCTTCAATGCTCTTACTCCCAATGAAATTGATGACAGGCCGTCTTTTGGCTGTAGATGAGTTAGTTCCTTCACATTCTGTTCCGGAAACCGCTCTCATCAGCATGTTTTCGTCGATTATAGTAGGCCTTCGGCCTCAAACACCTGTACCAGATATGATGGTGATGATTAACCTCTTTACTGTCTTTCTACTAAATGGGAAAATGCCAGCTGCTTATGCATTAGCTTCTATTTTCAATAAATATCTACACAGTCCAGAGTTTTCACACGAGAATCAGCTGGATAAAATACTTGATGATATTCTTGAGAGGTGTTTCTCAACTGTATTAGCCAACAGCTCCTCAGAGATATCCCACTCTTCTGCTGGCACTTCAGATGATGTTGATTCCTCAGATGTCTTCTCTGGAAACAAGCTTTCTAAGATTAATATCTTGTCTAGCTTGGCTTGGATTGGCAAAGGATTACTTATGAGAGGAGATGAGAAGGTGAAGGACATTTCAATGTTTCTTCTTAAGATTCTATGCTCAGATGAGATTTTGGCTAGTATTCCACCCCACCAGGAAGAACCTTATGGCGGTGATTCATCAGATACTTCTCTTGCAATATCTGCAGCTAGCGcattccatgtgatgatgagtgattcAGAAATGTGTCTAAATAAAAAATTTCATGCAAGAATAAAACCATTATACAAGCAGCGTTTCTTCTCAATACTGATGCCGATCTTCCTCTCTAAAATTAAAGAAACAACTGCAGTCACGACAAA ATTGGCACTATACCGAGCTTTTGGGCATATCATTTCCAATGCTCCAGTACCAGCAGTTATAACAGAAGCACACCAG ATTTTACTCATGATGGTTGATAGCTTAGCTAAATTAAGTTTGGACATTGAGGATAAGGATCTGGTGTACAGTTTGTTACTTGTCTTCTCTGGAATGTTGATGGATGAAAAGG GCAAAGAATGCATTCTGGACAATATCCAAATCACAATCAGTGTTCTTACCAAACTTGTTTCCTATCCTCACATGATG GTTGTGCGGGAGACAGCATTACAATGTTTAGTAGCCTTTTCTACGTTACCTCACTCAAAAATTTATCCTATGCGGCGTAAG ATTGATCGTTCATTCAGGTTGTACAAGCAGCAATCAAGGCTCTCGATGATAAGAAAAGGGCTGTTCGTCAAGTTGCTGTTCGATGTCGGCAAACATG GCAATCCTTTGCTTAAGGGAGTCTCTTTCAGTGGTCTCACGTAG
- the LOC136550973 gene encoding protein LIFEGUARD 4-like, giving the protein MFGYQKGVDVEAGTSGGARQLYPGMQESPELRWALIRKIYVILSLQLLLTAVVAAVVVKVRAIPHFFTTTNAGLGLYIFLLILPFIVLCPLYFYHEKHPVNLILLGLFTVAISFSVGLTCAFTSGKVILESAILTTVVVLSLTAYTFWAVNRGKDFSFLGPFLFASLIVLLVFALIQILFPLGKLSQMIYGGLAALIFSGYIVYDTNNIIRRFTYDQYVWAAVSLYLDVINLFLSLMTLFRAAD; this is encoded by the exons ATGTTCGGGTACCAGAAGGGCGTCGACGTCGAGGCGGGGACCTCGGGCGGCGCGCGCCAGCTCTACCCGGGGATGCAGGAGAGCCCCGAGCTGCGCTGGGCGCTCATCCGCAAGATCTACGTCATCCTCTCCCTCCAGCTGCTCCtcaccgccgtcgtcgccgccgtcgtcgtcaagGTCCGCGCCATCCCGCACTTCTTCACCACCACCAACGCCGGGCTCGGACTCtacatcttcctcctcatcctcccctTCATCG TGTTGTGCCCGCTGTACTTCTACCATGAGAAGCACCCAGTCAACCTGATCCTGCTCGGCCTCTTCACCGTCGCCATCAGCTTCTCTGTCGGCTTGACATGTGCCTTCACCAGTG GCAAGGTTATTCTGGAGTCTGCAATTCTGACAACAGTGGTTGTGCTCAGCCTGACTGCATACACTTTCTGGGCCGTGAATAGGGGCAAAGACTTCAGCTTCCTGGGTCCTTTCCTGTTCGCCTCCCTCATAGTGCTGCTTGTGTTCGCACTCATCCAG ATACTGTTCCCACTGGGCAAGCTCTCCCAGATGATCTATGGTGGGCTGGCGGCGCTCATCTTCAGTGGGTACATCGTCTACGACACGAACAATATCATCAGGCGCTTCACGTACGACCAGTATGTCTGGGCCGCCGTCTCCCTCTACCTGGACGTCATCAACCTCTTCCTGTCCCTGATGACCCTCTTCAGGGCAGCCGACTAG